The region GAACCTGAACCATCGCGCGAACCTGCCCAACAATGCGTTATCGAACGATTCCCAGGAGCAGTTAGAGAGCTCCACAAACTCGAAAAACAGTCGTAGGTCGTATGCAGTCGCCCGCAGTGTGTTCGGCGATGATTCGATTGCTTCGAGATGCGCCATGTAATGACTCGTCTGAGGCAGCAGTCGGTCTTGATTGTCAAGCACGGCCCACCGACATGGCACCCCGGTGTCGGTTCTACCGATCACCTGGACCTTCATGACACCCCCGGCGTGGACACTTCGTCGTGACGTGTCTTAATGGGGGACTTTACGGTCTACATGCGCCCGCGTCAACAGTTGAGACATACGATCACCGTGTGCAGATAGCATCGGACTTTTAATCCGCGGGTCGTGGGTTCGAGCCCCACGGGGCCCACCGCACGACACCGTCAGGCAGCTTTCCCGGCTCTCCGGGCGTTCCTGGCGAGCACCAGCTGAACGATCCACTCGATCACGAGGTACGCCCAGCCGGCGAGCCAGAGGAAGCCGAAGATCAGGGCCAGGATCATCGAGAGGTCCTTGGCCTCCGGCGAGTCGGTCACGCCGAGCAGCACGGTCATGGCTGACTCCGAGCGCCCGTCATCGCCGCCGTCGATCAGGAAGAGGCCGACGCCGAGGATCCCCACCGAGGTGACCCACGCGGCCGTGATCGTGCGCCACGCTCCCCTCGCACGGCGCAGCACCCCGTTCGCGCGCAGCAGGCCGTTGGCGGCGACCACGATCTGGATGATGTACCCGGGCAGCAGCAGCCACCCGAACCAGATGGCGATGACCAGCATCCACCCCGGGTAGACGAGCTTGGCTGCGAGGCCGAGCAGCGGGAAAAGGATGAGGGCGAGGCCCGCGAGCACCGCGGGCGTTGCTGACACTCGCGAGTTCATGTGGAGATTGTCGCATGCAGGTCTCAGGCCGCCCGCCGACGCGTGTGGGAGGATTCCAAGGCGCTCCCCAGCAGCGGGGCGCACACCCCACGACCTCCGGGAGGACCGATGACCGCGATCGACGATGCTCTGAGCCGGATCGACGGATGGCCGGTCGACAACGTGTCAGCCGTTGTCGTCGCCGCCGACGGGTCGGTCGTCGGGTCGCGTGGCGACCTCGATCGCGTCTACCGCCTGGCATCCGTCACGAAGCCGCTCACCGCCTACGCGGCGCTCGTAGCCGTCGAGGAGGGCGTGTTCGACCTCGACGACCCCGCAGGGCCCGCGGGCTCGACCGTGCGGCACCTGCTCGCCCACACCTCCGGCCTCGACTTCTCGGATGACACGGTGCGCGCTGAGCCCGGCACCCGCCGCATCTACTCGAACCGCGGCTTCGAGGTGCTGGCTCAGACGCTCGAGGAGCGGGCTGAGATCCCCTTCGCGACGTATATCCACGAGGCCGTGTTCGCGCCGCTCGGCATGACGTCCACGAGGCTCAACGGGTCGGCCGGGGCCGGCGCCGAGTCGACCGCCGCCGATCTCGCCCGGTTCGCCGCCGAGCTGCAGCGTCCCGCGCTGCTGGCGCCGCAGACGGTGTCACTCGCCACGACGACGGCTTTCCCCGGCCTGTACGGCGTGCTGCCCGGCTATGGCGTGCAGCGCCCCAACGACTGGGGCCTGGGGTTCGAGCTGCGCGACGGCAAGTCGCCGCACTGGACGTCGACCGCGAACTCCCCCGCGACCTTCGGCCACTTCGGCCAGAGCGGCACCTTCCTGTGGGTCGACCCGCAGGCGCAGGCGGCATGCGTGGTGCTCGCCGATCGCGACTTCGGTCCGTGGGCGGCCGAGGCTTGGCCGCCGCTGTCGGATGCCGTGCTCGCGGCGCTCCGCGGCTGAGCAGGCGTCACACGCCGGCGGCGCCTCGCGCGCGGTGCCGGCGCACGGCATCCCTATTCGCGCACCGCACCGAGCAGTACCGCTGGCGTCCGTTTCTGGTGACGTCGACGACCACCCGCCTGCAGGGTGCCGCCTCGCAGCGCCCCAGCCGGTGCATCCCGCGCCCCGCGAGATGCAGAGCCGTCCCGACGCTGATCACCGCCTCGAGGACGACGGGCAGGGTCTGCACCGCGTCGCGGTAGTGCAGGTGCCAGCCCTCGCCGTCGTGGTCGGTCAGCTGCGGATACGCCGCCGCGGCGGCCATCTGCGCGTTGAGGATCGCGGCTCGATCGGCGTGCGTCTCGGCGTCGACGACCTCGAGCCACGCATCGACGACCGCGCGCACGCGTGCGTGGTCGTCGTCGCCTTCGTCGAAGGCCATCGTCATGCCGAAGTCCCTCGTGCGCTGCTCGATGCCGGCTCGGTCGGCCGGCCAGTCGTCGGCGAGAGATGCGGCCAGCAGCACTGCGTACTCTCCGTAAGGGTTGAGATGCATAAGAGCATTACATCATCGTGGAGACATGACCGCACCCCGCACGCTTCCGCTGCCGACGATCGCTCCCGTGCACGAGCACGGGTGGGTCACCGAATCCGCTCATCGCACGTCGGAGGGCGAGGTCGTGTACGTGCAGTGCGCCGCCTGCGGTATGCGACGGGTCGATCTGCGCGCACCGCACGACCTCCTCCCGACCGAGCTGACCCACCCGGTCAGCGCGGTACGTCGATGACCCGCTCCGCACCGGTATCGACCGCGGACACAGTTCCCGCCGACAGCGCGGAGACCTCGGCCTGAAGCCCCGCGACCGCGCCGGCTGGGGCCCACACCTCGAACTCCGCCGCGGCCCCGTACGAGGTCTCGCCCAGCACCGCCCCGCTGCGCGAGACCCAGTCGCGCAGCAGATTGTCGAACCGGCCGGCATCCGCATGATCCGCCGCGACACGCACCTGCTGCAGCACCCTGCGATCGACCAGCGCCGCGACATCGAGGGTCTCGGAGACAGCCGATGAGTACGCCCGCACCAGCCCGCCCGCACCGAGCTTGATCCCGCCGAACCAGCGGGTGACGACCGCGACGACATCGGTCAGCTCGCGTCGGCGCAGCACTTCGAGCATCGGCACCCCCGCCGTCCCCGACGGCTCGCCGTCATCCGACGACCGAGCCCGGTCACCGAGCAGGCCCGTCACCTGGGCGCTGCAATTGTGCCTGGCATCCCAGTGCCGTTTCTTCGCCGCGGCGATGACGGCATCCGCCTCTTCCGACGACGCCACCGGCGCGACCACCGTAAGAAACCGCGACTTGCGGATCACCAGCTCATGCTCGACCGGAGCCGCGATCGTCGCCGGCAGCAGACGGGACGGCACGGACATGCCTCCAGCGTATTCACCCCACGCGTATCACGCGCTCCCCGGCCTCGCCATCCCCTGCCGTGATGTGCCTCCCCGTCGCAGGGTGGAACCACCCCAACCCCCAGCGAAAGGACGCATCATGACGAGCATCTCCGGCAAGAAGGTCGCCTTCCTCGCAATGGACGGCTTCGAAGACAGCGAGCTGACCGAACCGTGGCGGGCCGTGAGCGAGGCCGGCGGCACCGCGACCATGGTGGCTCCCGATTCGGGCCGGA is a window of Microbacterium esteraromaticum DNA encoding:
- a CDS encoding serine hydrolase domain-containing protein; the protein is MTAIDDALSRIDGWPVDNVSAVVVAADGSVVGSRGDLDRVYRLASVTKPLTAYAALVAVEEGVFDLDDPAGPAGSTVRHLLAHTSGLDFSDDTVRAEPGTRRIYSNRGFEVLAQTLEERAEIPFATYIHEAVFAPLGMTSTRLNGSAGAGAESTAADLARFAAELQRPALLAPQTVSLATTTAFPGLYGVLPGYGVQRPNDWGLGFELRDGKSPHWTSTANSPATFGHFGQSGTFLWVDPQAQAACVVLADRDFGPWAAEAWPPLSDAVLAALRG
- a CDS encoding CGNR zinc finger domain-containing protein, producing MHLNPYGEYAVLLAASLADDWPADRAGIEQRTRDFGMTMAFDEGDDDHARVRAVVDAWLEVVDAETHADRAAILNAQMAAAAAYPQLTDHDGEGWHLHYRDAVQTLPVVLEAVISVGTALHLAGRGMHRLGRCEAAPCRRVVVDVTRNGRQRYCSVRCANRDAVRRHRARGAAGV
- a CDS encoding IMPACT family protein; the encoded protein is MSVPSRLLPATIAAPVEHELVIRKSRFLTVVAPVASSEEADAVIAAAKKRHWDARHNCSAQVTGLLGDRARSSDDGEPSGTAGVPMLEVLRRRELTDVVAVVTRWFGGIKLGAGGLVRAYSSAVSETLDVAALVDRRVLQQVRVAADHADAGRFDNLLRDWVSRSGAVLGETSYGAAAEFEVWAPAGAVAGLQAEVSALSAGTVSAVDTGAERVIDVPR